One region of Thermodesulfobacteriota bacterium genomic DNA includes:
- a CDS encoding cyclic 2,3-diphosphoglycerate synthase: protein MIRRRAVILGAAGRDFHNFNVVFRADRGVKVVAFTAAQIPGTEGRTYPPELAGPLYPRGIPIRPEAELEDLLRRHRADLAVFAYSDISHEQVMHRASRALAAGADFWLLGPERTMLPARRPVISVCAVRTGCGKSAVARYVVKLCRERGLATAVLRHPMPYGDLLAERCQRFRTLEDLDRAGCTVEEREEYELHLKAGATVYAGVDTAEVLRAAEAEADVLVWDGGNNDFPFLRPDLELVVLDPHRPGHELAYHPGETNLRRAGVAVVNKVDTARPEDVEAVEASVRAANPGAAIVRLASPLTLEASKSITGRRVLAVDDGPTLTHGGMAYGAAALAARRFGAELADPRPHARGSIREAYREYPHLGAVLPALGYSPGQLRELKETIEATPCDLVLVGTPVDLPRLLGLTRPAVRVRYEVEEAGGPGLRGHVERFLDATVVAPRPPAATGPEPP, encoded by the coding sequence GTGATCCGCAGGCGGGCCGTCATCCTGGGGGCGGCGGGGCGCGACTTCCACAACTTCAACGTGGTCTTCCGGGCCGACCGCGGCGTCAAGGTGGTGGCCTTTACCGCCGCCCAGATCCCCGGCACCGAGGGGCGCACCTACCCCCCCGAGCTCGCGGGCCCCCTCTACCCCCGGGGCATCCCCATCCGGCCCGAGGCCGAGCTCGAAGACCTGCTGCGGCGCCACCGCGCCGACCTCGCGGTCTTCGCCTACAGCGACATCTCCCACGAGCAGGTGATGCACCGGGCGTCGCGAGCGCTCGCCGCGGGGGCCGACTTCTGGCTCCTGGGCCCCGAGCGCACCATGCTCCCGGCGCGCCGGCCGGTGATCTCCGTTTGCGCCGTGCGCACGGGGTGCGGCAAGTCGGCGGTGGCCCGGTACGTGGTGAAGCTGTGCCGGGAGCGGGGGCTTGCCACCGCCGTGCTGCGCCACCCCATGCCCTACGGCGACCTCTTGGCCGAGCGCTGCCAGCGCTTCCGAACCCTGGAGGACCTGGACCGGGCCGGGTGCACCGTGGAGGAGCGCGAGGAGTACGAGCTCCACTTGAAAGCCGGGGCCACGGTCTACGCCGGAGTGGACACCGCCGAGGTGCTCCGGGCGGCCGAGGCCGAGGCGGACGTGCTGGTGTGGGACGGGGGAAACAACGACTTCCCCTTCCTGCGGCCGGATCTCGAGCTCGTGGTCCTCGACCCCCACCGGCCGGGCCACGAGCTGGCCTACCACCCGGGCGAGACGAACCTGCGCCGGGCGGGGGTGGCGGTGGTGAACAAGGTGGACACCGCCCGCCCCGAGGACGTGGAGGCCGTGGAGGCGAGCGTGCGGGCGGCCAACCCGGGGGCGGCCATCGTCCGCCTGGCCTCGCCGCTCACCCTGGAGGCCTCCAAGTCCATAACAGGCCGCCGGGTGCTCGCCGTGGACGACGGCCCCACCCTCACCCACGGGGGCATGGCCTACGGGGCGGCGGCGCTGGCCGCCCGGCGCTTCGGCGCCGAGCTCGCAGACCCCCGCCCACACGCCCGGGGGTCGATCCGGGAGGCCTACCGGGAGTATCCCCACCTGGGGGCGGTCCTCCCGGCCCTGGGGTACTCCCCCGGGCAGCTCCGGGAGCTCAAGGAGACCATCGAGGCGACCCCCTGCGACCTCGTCCTGGTGGGCACCCCCGTGGACCTGCCGCGGCTGCTCGGGCTCACCAGGCCCGCCGTGCGGGTGCGCTACGAGGTGGAGGAGGCGGGGGGGCCCGGCCTTCGCGGGCACGTGGAGCGGTTCCTCGACGCCACCGTGGTCGCCCCCCGCCCGCCCGCTGCGACGGGGCCGGAGCCCCCGTGA
- a CDS encoding aspartate aminotransferase family protein, which translates to MDPDRFQRARAHLTSALVIHNDFVAVRARGATVEDQDGRQYLDFTAGLATANTGHNHPRVVEAVRRQAEKLLHAGCIFYHEPLLELCEALARVLPPGLDRFFFSNSGAEAVEGAIKLCRFHTGRQGVLAFAPSFHGRTLGALSLTASTARYRRGYAPLLPGVHHAPYPYCFRCPVGRAPETCGEACRDHLEWLFRHLVTPDELACVVVEPVLGEGGYAVPPPGFLAHLRALCDRWGILLVCDEVQSGMGRTGRWLACEHFGVVPDVVTLAKGIASGLPLSAVVSRSELMDRWPPGAHGTTFGGNPVSCAAAVATIGVIEEEGLLENARVLGRRALDRLGEIRRRHPCVGDVRGLGLMIGVELARLGKEPYPEGVERVQAHALERGLLLLECGAHKTALRLAPPLVLREDELDRALAILDDALAGLGTEAL; encoded by the coding sequence ATGGATCCCGATCGGTTCCAGAGGGCACGAGCCCACCTCACCTCCGCCCTGGTGATCCACAACGACTTCGTGGCCGTGCGGGCCCGGGGTGCCACGGTGGAGGACCAGGACGGGCGGCAGTACCTGGACTTCACCGCCGGTCTGGCCACCGCCAACACCGGCCACAACCACCCACGGGTGGTGGAGGCGGTGCGGCGGCAGGCCGAGAAGCTCCTCCACGCCGGGTGCATCTTCTACCACGAGCCCCTCCTGGAGCTCTGCGAGGCCCTGGCCCGGGTGCTGCCGCCCGGGCTCGACCGCTTCTTCTTCAGCAACTCCGGGGCCGAGGCCGTGGAGGGGGCGATCAAGCTCTGCCGCTTCCACACCGGGCGCCAGGGGGTGCTCGCCTTTGCCCCCTCCTTCCACGGCCGCACCCTCGGCGCGCTCTCCCTCACGGCCTCCACCGCGCGCTACCGCCGCGGCTACGCGCCGCTGCTGCCGGGCGTGCACCACGCCCCCTACCCCTACTGCTTTCGCTGCCCCGTGGGCCGGGCCCCCGAGACCTGCGGAGAGGCGTGCCGGGACCACCTGGAGTGGCTCTTCCGGCACCTGGTGACCCCCGACGAGCTCGCCTGCGTCGTGGTGGAGCCGGTGCTGGGGGAGGGGGGGTACGCCGTCCCGCCCCCGGGGTTCCTCGCCCACCTGCGGGCCCTGTGCGACCGCTGGGGCATCCTCCTGGTCTGCGACGAGGTCCAGTCGGGCATGGGGCGCACGGGCCGGTGGCTGGCCTGCGAGCACTTCGGGGTCGTGCCCGACGTGGTGACCCTGGCCAAGGGCATTGCCTCGGGCCTTCCCTTGAGCGCCGTGGTCTCGCGGTCCGAGCTCATGGACCGCTGGCCCCCCGGGGCCCACGGCACCACCTTCGGGGGGAACCCCGTCTCCTGCGCCGCCGCCGTGGCCACGATCGGGGTGATCGAAGAGGAGGGCCTCCTGGAAAACGCCCGGGTCCTGGGGCGGCGGGCCCTGGACCGCCTGGGGGAGATCCGGCGGCGCCATCCCTGCGTGGGAGACGTGCGGGGGCTCGGGCTCATGATCGGGGTCGAGCTCGCGCGCCTGGGCAAAGAGCCCTACCCCGAGGGCGTGGAGCGGGTGCAGGCCCACGCCCTGGAGCGGGGCCTCCTCCTCCTGGAGTGCGGGGCCCACAAGACGGCGCTACGGCTGGCGCCGCCGCTCGTGCTCCGGGAAGACGAGCTCGACCGGGCCCTGGCCATCCTGGACGACGCCCTCGCGGGGCTCGGCACGGAGGCGCTGTGA
- the arcC gene encoding carbamate kinase, with product MNRRRGAPLCVVSLGGNALLRRGESGTIEEQFEHARTCTAQISRMLRQGRRVVVTHGNGPIVGNIVIRNEAARNTVPPMPLYICDADSEGGIGFMIQQTLYNHLRRHERARPVVTLITQVVVDPDDPAFAAPTKPIGPWYTAGEAARLEAEKGWRVVRARPGGEGEEGRAYRRVVPSPRPLRIVEAAVIRRLAREGVVVIAAGGGGVPVAEGPEGELRGVEAVVDKDLATAVLARELGAEAVLILTDVDRVYLDFGQADQRGLGEVSVAELKEYRAQGHFPPGTMGPKVDAALEFLEAGGREVVITSPELAVEAMQGRAGTRIVP from the coding sequence GTGAACCGGCGCCGGGGCGCCCCTCTGTGCGTCGTCTCCCTGGGGGGCAACGCGCTCCTGCGCCGGGGGGAGTCGGGCACCATCGAAGAGCAGTTCGAGCACGCCCGCACGTGCACCGCCCAGATCTCCCGGATGCTCCGGCAGGGCCGGCGGGTCGTCGTCACCCACGGCAACGGCCCCATCGTGGGCAACATCGTCATCCGCAACGAGGCCGCCCGAAACACCGTGCCCCCCATGCCCCTCTACATCTGCGACGCCGACTCGGAGGGGGGCATCGGCTTCATGATCCAGCAGACCCTCTACAACCACCTGCGGCGCCACGAGCGGGCGCGCCCCGTGGTGACCCTCATCACCCAGGTGGTCGTGGACCCGGACGACCCCGCGTTTGCTGCGCCCACCAAGCCCATCGGCCCCTGGTACACCGCCGGGGAGGCGGCCCGGCTGGAAGCCGAGAAGGGCTGGCGGGTCGTGCGCGCCCGGCCCGGGGGCGAGGGGGAGGAAGGCCGGGCCTACCGGCGGGTCGTGCCCTCGCCGCGCCCCCTGCGCATCGTGGAGGCGGCCGTGATCCGCCGGCTCGCCCGGGAGGGCGTGGTGGTCATCGCGGCCGGGGGCGGAGGGGTGCCCGTGGCCGAGGGGCCCGAGGGGGAGCTTCGGGGGGTCGAGGCCGTGGTGGACAAGGATCTCGCCACCGCCGTCCTCGCCCGGGAGCTCGGCGCCGAGGCGGTCCTCATCCTCACCGACGTGGACCGGGTCTACCTGGACTTCGGCCAGGCGGACCAGCGGGGTCTGGGGGAGGTGAGCGTCGCCGAGCTCAAGGAATACCGCGCCCAGGGCCACTTCCCCCCCGGCACCATGGGCCCCAAGGTCGACGCCGCCCTGGAGTTCCTGGAGGCCGGCGGCCGCGAGGTCGTCATCACCAGCCCCGAGCTCGCCGTCGAAGCCATGCAGGGCCGCGCCGGCACCCGCATCGTCCCATAG